The genomic DNA TCAAAGACAAGGGCAGGTGGGACTCAGTGGGATAGAGATGAGGGGAGATGTGGGGAGCCAGTAAGAAAAGGAGATAGAAGGCTAGAGAGGGACATAGGGACAAAGGAAGGAACCCAGGTCCAAACTGTGCCTCCCACTACCAAGGGGAGTCAGGGCCACAAAAATGACCAGGACCCTCAGTAAAGGTACCCACCAGAGTTGAACAAATCTGTCAGTCCATCTGTCCATCCGTCCGTCCACCCATCTCTCTGCAAGCATTTATTCTGTCCCATTGTGAGTTCTCACAGGCTGCTCTGAGGATAGCCCAGATCCCCGGTCCCCTGGGGGAACtgagaaggaagggcaggacaTGGTTAAGTTAGCTGCAGCCTCCCTGGGGGGCCTCAGGACAGAGGCTCCGCCTGGCTCTTGGCAGCCTCCAGTGGCCACCTCTGCTCATCACATTCCAGGGAAGCTTGGGGAAGGTTTCCAAGGTGTCTGCACACAAGGTGGACACTGGGGGCTGGGCTTGTGCAACAAGGAGAGTGAGTGGTGGCCCAAAGGGGCAGTGAAATTCATTACCTGTCTGTTCCCTAGGAACAAAGTTTCCTGGTGGCATGCCCTTGAAGACACCAGGGACCCTTGTTCCAGGGGAGGAAGCTGCCACGCAAGAGAGCATCATGGAGCTTCAGGTGAAGAGAGGGAGTGTGCTTCATTTGTGCTCCAAACCGTCTAAGTTGTGCTGGAAACCTCACCTAGCAGCTCACGCTTTCCTCTCAGGGAAAGGCCACTGCCCTGGGCTCCAAGTTGGGTGGAGGGAACTGGGAGATGGCTAAATCCTGACTCAGCCAGTGTGCTTCCAGGCAGGGCCAGGAGCACGCCCTAGATGCCCCTAGCAGGCATAGGACAGTAACTGATTCTCTCTTCAGCCGATGAAGAgggcccccccgccccccgcggtTAAGTTTTCTGATCAAGCCCAAAGACACCACTAGCCTCGAAAACCAGAATTTGGGAGCTTCTGTGCACCCCACCAAGTCAGTGTCCTTGAGCGCAGGCATATCGTGTTCCCACCCCATCTGGGCAGCGTCTTGGCTGGGGAGCAACCCGACTAAGTTGGGCATGATGAGTCCTGTTCTTTTGGCAGACTGGGCAAAGTCCACGTCTTGAACCCTTAGTCCTGATGCCTCTTGGCACCCCTGTGCAGCACACGGGTATCCTCCCCCAGACCTAAGACCCACTGGTGGCAGGCTACAGGGGGTGAGGGTGACTCTAAAAATGGTCACTTGGAGTACCCCCATACTGGGAGTCAAGACTTCCGGATTGTTTTAGTTACATGGCTGCAATTTGGTGAGAAGTTTTCAAAAAGTTATGGGTTGGAGGCCAAGATTAGGGAAAAACTTGTCTGCAGACCCTTGCTCACAGATCGGGAGCAGTCTGCTGGGACATGGACAGGGAGTGAGACAACACAGGCCCTCTGTCCTTGGGCAGAAGGCCTGGCCTGAGCCTGGAGGCCACCATGGAGAAAGAGGCCAGACCCAGGCAAGTGGGCAGGTTGGGtatgttggggggggaggggggaggaaggaagggtagggcaGTGGTCACAGCTCGGACTCAGGAGTGCTGGCCAGGAGGTAGCCGCTTCCATAGCGTCCATTGGGGTTGCCGCTGTTCTCCAGGGGTGACGTGCTGCCAGGCCCCAGATAGGAGCGGTGGGTAGGCATGGGGGAGGGCGCCTCACTGGGCACTTTGCTAAGGATGAAGCGGGTCTCATCATTTTCCTCCAGGTTGGAGATGTCCTTCATCATGCGACCCTTCTTGTAGGACACAGAGAGGGTATTGGAGCCGTCAGAGAGCAGGTGGAAATGTCTCAGGATGAACACCACAGGGATGGGCAGGGTCGCCACGGCAATGAGGGTGATCAGCAGCGCCATGGCCCAACTGGGGAAGTACAGGTAGTGCTCCGCAGCCTGCGGGGAGGCAGCAGGGAGGCTGGTACAGGCACTTGGCAGCGGCTTCCCACCCTCGCCCACAGcctgccctcctcccctccccccgccctggAGATGGTGCCACTTGAGTTTCGCTGGTCGTACGGGTTAAGTGGTCTCAGCGTCTACATCTCCATGGACATGGAGAGAGGCTACGGGGTAGAAAGCCTCGACCAATGAGCTGATCTTGCTGAAGCTTCGGCTTCAGTTGTGCTCTAGGAATGACGCCGTATCTCAGGGTTGTCGTAAAGACGGCTACACGTTCGGAATGCAAGGCATTAGGCGGGGCCAGGTGCAGAATAGCCACCCCGTGAAGGCTTATCCCAATTGTATGTTGTTGCATTAAAGGACTGAGGCGATTCAAGTAGCCCTGAGTTCGGGGACCCCCCACCTCTCACCTCCTCCTTGATCCAGGCACTGTAGCCTGGGGGCGTCACCCCCAGCTGGATGATGCTGGCTGTCGTGAGCACGGCCATGCACAGTGGGGACACGAACTTCCACATGTAGAAATAGAAGCGGTAGGGTTGGAAGCCCAGCATCTCAGTCAGCTCCTGCATGAACCTGCGGGGCGCAGCAGAGGACCCAGCTGTTGGCACCTTCACTGCTGTGCCCACCCTTTCCCCCACAGCCACCTCCTCCTGACCAGTCCCTTCTGGCCTCTCAGTCTTCACCTTCAGTGTCCATGGTGCAAGCCTCTTGGAGGCTCTCCTCTGACTACCCCATACCACATGCCTCCAGGGATAGGACACAGACAGGCAGGCTCACAATGAGCCACCCCACATCAGCCTGGCTCAAGCCTCCCCCTGCTGGAAAAGAGGCAGCAGTGCATCTTCCCAGCTTAGGAGAAGGAAGCTGCCTGAACATGGGAAAATTCCTAAGCAGGGGTCCATGCAGCTAAATCCCAGGAAGACAGCAGGCTGTGTATCTGAGTATCATATCATACAAAGCTCATCTTTATCTCAATCATATGAACTAAACTTGGGAAGCAAACACAGTAGTGCCAACAATACCTGCGGTCCTGTCACCAAAGGATAAAGttaagatattttctttctttcttttcttttctttttttttttttttttttttgaggtagggtctcactctaggtgtggctgacctggaattcactctgtagtctcagggtggcctcgaactcatggcgatcctcctacctctgcctccctagtgctgggattaaaggcgtgcaccaccacgcctggcaaagtcAAGATATTTTCATACCAcatgacagtttttttttccatttatatccgtgtgtgtgcatgagcacacatgcgtgtgcacatgtatgtgtgtgtgcgtgcatgcatggatatgccaggactgaAAAAAATGCCAGACCCCTGTGCCATTCTTTTGCAGCTGGCCTATGTGGGCAGCTtggaagttgaacccaggccatgagactttgcaagcacctttagctgctgagccacctccccagcccccacatgacAGTTTTTGAAGATATCTGGGAACATTTCTATTCATCACCACTTTGAGATTATAGTTGTTACTAGATCCACAACTAAATCTTGTAACTTAATGCAGTAAAAATAAAGCATGCGCACACTAGACTTTACCAGTCCTCTGCACTCATACTTATTTTAGCTTACGCATTTTAAAGTGCTCTTCTTGGGACAGACACAGGGCTTTAGCAGACTGCGCTGGAGCCCACGGCTTCCAGAGTCAGAACCCCTCCACCAGAGCCTTTGAACCCTTGCTCCCACGACGGACAGAGGAGCTCTTCttgcctccttccccctccttccttctctttttgttggctttttgaggcaAGATGTTATTATATAGCCCCTCATCTTGTATTCTCTCAGGAAGCAGATAACCCCAGTAACACAGTCCTGATTCCAGTACCATCAGGACATCAGGGAGGGTCAGGCTGAGGTGGTTCCTGGAAGCCCTTGACTTTGctgagtagagagagagacagtggccATAGGAAACACTGAGCTGGCAGAAGGGGCCTAGCCCTGGAGCCCCCCGAGAACACAGACTTGACCTGAAATGGGGATGACGCTAAGAGCCGACAGTGAGTGGAGGTCTGCCTCAGGGTCACAACATGAGGATACATCTTATCACTGTAGCTTCTTCCCCTGCCAGCCATAAACTTGGGGCCAAGACCACACCTTCAGTGGCACACAACCAGCGGCTAGGGAGAGGGCTtagtcagtcaagtgcttgccacatCAGCGggaggaactgagtttggatccccagaacccacgtaagtgtGAGGTGTGACGGTACACACCTGTAAGCTCAGCACAGGGAGATGCACACAGGGGGTCCCTggggcctgctggctagctcATAAAGCTGAACCTGTGAGCTcaaagttcagtgagagatcctgtctcagaactAGGGTGGAGAGTTAGAGGAAGATACCCAAAGTTAACCTTTGGCCTCTACACGCATGttcacacacttgcacatgcacaaaggtgcacCCACATGCGTATGAACATGCAGACACATACAAAACAActatgggggggggctggagagacagcttagtggttaaggcgcttgcctgaaaagcctgtaGATCTaggtgattccccagtacccgtgtacatcagatatacaaggtggcacatgaatctggagtttatttgcagtggctggaggccctaacatgcccattatttctctctatatatatctctttctctctctctctcaaataaataaataaaatattaaaaagaataactagagccgggtgtggtggcgcacgcctttaatcccagcactcgggaggcagaggtaggatggttgccgtgagactccatagtgaattccaggtcagcctgggctagagtgagaccttacctcgcaaaaccaaaaaaaaaaaagaagaagaagaagaagaagaagaacattgTGAATCAAGCTGCTGAAGTCTTCCAGTTCTTTGAGGGAAGAGGACTTTGGAGTCCCACCAGCTGCTTGGTAAGCTTCACAGACATCTACAGAGTTGCAAAGCAAAGCGGCGTGCTGATGCAGGATAGTTTAGGCCTGGATCAGGACCTGAACCCGGGACTCTTAGCTCTTCAGTATGGCTCCCTGACTAGCCAAGAGGCCTGGCATAGTCATAgcctctctctgagcctcagattCCTGGTAGCCAGGGACACTATTACTTCTGACAGTCCATGGCCTCCTGCGCTATTCACAAGCAGCTGTGGGAACACTGCGTCCCAGGAAGTCATGATTGGACAGAGCTCTCCTgccgcccccccccgcccccctgaGTGACCTCCTTACTTCTTGGTCCCATAAATCCAGGCCACAGCGATGTTTTCGAGGATGACGATGACAGTGAGTGGCAGGGTTGCAGAGTAGTCATCAAACATGGTGACAAAGTAGTTTCCGGAACGCTGGACGAACAACAGCCCCACGAAGAATGCAAAGACACAGCAGCCCACTGCAGAGAGCCAGGAGGCCGGTGTGGGGGCAAAGGTGCAGGGTGGGCGGGGCCCTGGGGGTTGTGGGGGCACCCTGGGGGCATCGCGCTGCACCACGAGCAGGCCTGTCACCTGTCTAGCCATAGGCACAACCCTGAAGGAGGGGCATAAAGCTAGGGTTCCCCCTTTACCAGGAAGGAAGCCTCCCGCGGAGGGCATAGACCATTCTCTCGCCCCCACTCCTGGCACAGCACCAAGCTTCTCCACCTAATGACTGCATTGGATTTAAATGATTCATTGGCTTgctcccattctccttccccccacctcagtttccccatttgaGAACAGGAAGATACTCCCCCCACCGCCCTTGGATGAAGGTGAGAGATACCACATATGCTGACAGTActggtggctcagtggtacatcCAGCCTCCAGCTGTGTTCCCGGTGAAGGGAGTAGAACCTTCTAGGGGTGATCCAGTCAGAACTTCATCTTTCTGCAGTCACACTGAGCACCCAGGCAAGCCAGGGCCAGGTGGGGCCTCAGGGCGTTACCTGTGAACATCTCCTTGGGCACCTTGAAGGTGTCGATGATGGGCGTGGTGATGCCTGCCATGGTCCCGATcatgctgcccaggcccaggttGATGAGCATCAGGAAGAACATGACGGACCAGAACGGGGAGGCTGGGAAGTGCGTCATGGCCTCGGTGAAGGCAATGAAGGCCAGGCCCGTGCCCTGTACGGACTGAGAGCGGGGCACGGGGTGACACACACTCCctgtcttgggggctggagaaatcacTGCTCCTTCTTTTTCAAGGATCCTTGACTCCACCTGAACCCTGTCAGCTCGAGTCAGTGGGCCTCAAACTTCAGTGAGCATCAGAATTTCTGGGGGCGGGGGCACAGATTTTGGTGGCTCACACCcgtgatcccaacactcaggaggatgcTCTAAGAGTGCAAGGCTAGCCTGGAGGACACAGcgagttccaggctaacctgggctacagagtaagaccctagctcagaaaaacagaacaacaattttaaaaacccaaagcattaaaaagagaaaattcccGAGAGAGTGCTACGGGGGATCTGGAATCTACAAGGTTACCCTTGTACCCCCAGTGATCCAGGTGCAACACTTATGTCCTGAAATATgcccagagcaagaccctgcctctgcctcagccACACTGGCGACTCTCAGCCTTGAACCGCTGCCCAGTCTCAGCTGCACAGTGGAAGCAATGAGGCCTTTAGACACCTCTCACCCCACCATACCTGAGCGCTTCCCACCTGAACAATGATTTGATTGGTCTGGGGTGAAGCTGGTATGAAACTCTATAAATCCACCACCATTCTCATGGCTAACCTGGGTAAGGAGCCAATGCTTTAATGCTTGGGTCCTGCTCATGGGTCACCTGGCCACACACTGCCCACCCGTTCACTTATCAcatcctgccatcatgaaggaCCACGTGCCTCCACCCAAGTGAATTTGTGATTCTTGTCATTTGGATGCTAATGAGGTTGCTTTGTTTGAAGAGAACTTGCTACAATCTTAACTGTATCATCGGGCCAGGCCGCACTCATGAGAATGGGGCAGAGTTTCATGGAGCATCGTAGTGGGGACGGCCAGAGGTCCTCTGATGGGGCTCCTTTGCTTTTGAATACCTGGGGAGGGTCGGGGAATGTAGGACACAGCTCTAGTGTGGCAGCGGGAGCGTGAACAGCTGTGGGAGAAGAGCTTCGAGGGATGGATTCTGGACCAGAGTACATGGATTTAAATGTTTGCTGACCAATTCACTAGCTATGAGACGTTGATCAAGACCGcctcttccccccacacacaccaacctACAGACTGATCTTTCATAAAACAGGGGACAATATTAATACACAATTTATAACCTGTGAGGAAGGTCAAAGGAGATGGAAAGCTAAGGGCAGACACTAACATCTACCTGTTTCATACCCTGTATATGAGACACTGTTCTAAGAGCATCACATACACAGACCTGTGAGCAGGAAGCCCACTCAATTAATGGGGAAGTTGCCCCACTCCAgctgtggctcctgtgggtcACACGGCCCCATGTCTCATCCTAATCCTACCTCAGTGCAGGGGCTTTGCCCGTCTCTGTCCCTATCTGGACACAGAGCAAACCCTCGCTTGTCAGGAAATGAATGACTCCTTATAGGCTTTCAAAATTTGTGCCCAAGCTCTGGCCATCACGCACTGCCTGCCTTGGGAAGTGAAGTGTGTCCCTGGTACCTTGTCCAGCTCATCCTCCAGGAGGCAGGGGTCCAGGCCCAGGGCTGGGAAGCGGTCCTCCTTCACGGTCATGATGACACGGTACATCTCGGCGTAGTCTTTGGTGGTAAGGTGGGAGAAGTTAACATGCGGCGGGATGAGGTCCCGGCTCAGGACATTGGAGTTGAGGTACCCCAGGATTTTCTCTGCATTCCTGCCGCATAGAGGGGAGACCAGGTAAGAAGGCGGCAGTGGAACCCCGGAGGCCCCTCCCAGAAACCTAGGCAAGACTCCAACAGGCTGCCAACAGAAGCATCTCCGATCCTGTCCCTGTGAGCCATGGCTGGGGAAGACGGCAATCCTATGGTCTCGTTCCTGCGTGCCCTGCTCGGTCCACCCTGCTACTCCTAGGTGCGGCAGGCAGGGGAAGCAGGGACGGCAGGGGCCATACCACTTACTCGACCACGCACTTCTCGTTCATGATGTTGGCCTTGAAGCCCAGCACAGCGAACACCACGAGGGTGGCCAGCACAGACGTGAAGAAGTTGATGAAGGACACCAAGGCAGCGTCGAAGTGGCAGTTGTTGTCCTGCTTGTTGTAGCTGGAGAAAGCGATGACGCCGCCAAAGCCCAGCCCCAGGGCGAAGAAGACCTGTGTGGCTGCCTCCCGCCACACCTGGGGGTCCAGCATCTTGTCCAGCTGTGGGGGGGAATGACCACAGggcaaagaaagacacagagagatggTGGCTTTACTCACATGACCTAGACCCCTCCACACACCCCTTTTTCCTCAGCCTCAACCGAGTTCAAAGACAGTTTATAGCCATAAGAAGCTCTGGCTCTGGGACTCCAGACAATTCACCTAAGTCCtccgagcctcagtttcctccagtGCAAAAGGCAGATAACAAGAGTATCAACTTCAGAGACTGTTGCAAGGCTTGGGTGTGGAAAAGTAAATGCTGAGTGCTTACATAAGGGCCTAAACCATGATGGCATTTGGGCAGCATGAGGCCATTTCCAAAGTCCTTTTCTGCTTTCCTTCACAGTGTGTTCCCTGAGGCAGGGACCAAGGGTA from Jaculus jaculus isolate mJacJac1 chromosome 19, mJacJac1.mat.Y.cur, whole genome shotgun sequence includes the following:
- the Slc6a17 gene encoding sodium-dependent neutral amino acid transporter SLC6A17 yields the protein MPKNSKVTQREHSNEHVTESVADLLALEEPVDYKQSVLNVAGEPGGKQKAAEEELDAEDRPAWNSKLQYILAQIGFSVGLGNIWRFPYLCQKNGGGAYLVPYLVLLIIIGIPLFFLELAVGQRIRRGSIGVWHYVCPRLGGIGFSSCIVCLFVGLYYNVIIGWSIFYFFKSFQYPLPWSECPVVRNGTTAVVEAECEKSSATTYFWYREALDISNSISESGGLNWKMTLCLLVAWSIVGMAVVKGIQSSGKVMYFSSLFPYVVLACFLVRGLLLRGAVDGILHMFTPKLDKMLDPQVWREAATQVFFALGLGFGGVIAFSSYNKQDNNCHFDAALVSFINFFTSVLATLVVFAVLGFKANIMNEKCVVENAEKILGYLNSNVLSRDLIPPHVNFSHLTTKDYAEMYRVIMTVKEDRFPALGLDPCLLEDELDKSVQGTGLAFIAFTEAMTHFPASPFWSVMFFLMLINLGLGSMIGTMAGITTPIIDTFKVPKEMFTVGCCVFAFFVGLLFVQRSGNYFVTMFDDYSATLPLTVIVILENIAVAWIYGTKKFMQELTEMLGFQPYRFYFYMWKFVSPLCMAVLTTASIIQLGVTPPGYSAWIKEEAAEHYLYFPSWAMALLITLIAVATLPIPVVFILRHFHLLSDGSNTLSVSYKKGRMMKDISNLEENDETRFILSKVPSEAPSPMPTHRSYLGPGSTSPLENSGNPNGRYGSGYLLASTPESEL